The following are encoded together in the Hoplias malabaricus isolate fHopMal1 chromosome 3, fHopMal1.hap1, whole genome shotgun sequence genome:
- the zgc:152986 gene encoding dnaJ homolog subfamily B member 9 translates to MMALAVHMRVILLLCIFVARCVSDYYSVLGVPPSATEKEIRKAFRQLALKFHPDRNHSPDAQQVFTHLAQAYEVLSDQERRRLYDQTHLAQCSKKTKGKPDLGCSLHGDKGGSYGNTEPPSFSVDELLEILRMEEDSFMLEDDVDQGWSFPLWDDGQEEDDQFSFMFGVL, encoded by the exons ATGATGGCACTGGCTGTGCATATGCGTGTAATCCTGCTGCTCTGTATATTTGTGGCAcggtgtgtgagtgattattATTCAGTGTTAGGAGTTCCTCCTTCTGCAACAGAAAAAGAGATAAGGAAAGCATTCCGTCAACTGGCCCTCAAGTTCCATCCTGACAGGAATCACAGCCCAGATGCACAGCAGGTCTTCACACACCTTGCACAAG CCTATGAGGTGTTGTCTGACCAAGAGAGGCGCAGGCTCTACGACCAGACACACTTGGCCCAGTGTAGCaagaaaacaaagggaaaaCCAGATCTGGGGTGCAGTCTTCATGGTGACAAAGGTGGTTCTTATGGTAACACTGAGCCCCCATCTTTCAGTGTAGATGAACTGCTTGAGATTCTGAGGATGGAGGAAGATTCATTTATGTTAGAAGATGATGTAGATCAAGGGTGGAGTTTCCCTCTGTGGGATGATGGTCAGGAGGAAGATGATCAGTTCAGCTTTATGTTTGGTGTTCTGTAA